Proteins encoded in a region of the Sphingopyxis sp. OAS728 genome:
- a CDS encoding LysR family transcriptional regulator, with protein MLDGIEAFLRVAERRSFSAAAVDLGVSPSAISQIIKGLEARVGAPLFMRTTRSVGLTQAGEMFLERAAPAYAGLGDAYEAARNLGNRPAGRLRINLMRGAVQPLFEPIIAGFCETYPEIELEIYAEDALADLSAGGFDAGVRMGESLDADVIAVRLTGPFRFVAVATPGYLEKHGRPESPDELRNHRCVRMRMGSGALMPWTFEKGNREFEVGVTGPVIVNDFTAMMVAVHAGVAMGMTAEPVVKAQVASGQLELVLGDFACSTSGLFLYYPSRKQVMPKLRAFIDYVRDYLPDDVTG; from the coding sequence GTGCTCGACGGGATCGAAGCCTTCCTGCGTGTTGCGGAAAGGCGGAGCTTTTCCGCCGCAGCGGTCGACCTCGGCGTCTCCCCGTCGGCGATCAGCCAGATCATCAAGGGGCTGGAAGCGCGCGTCGGTGCCCCCTTGTTCATGCGCACGACGCGCAGCGTCGGGCTGACGCAAGCGGGCGAAATGTTCCTCGAACGCGCGGCGCCCGCTTATGCCGGGCTCGGTGACGCCTATGAAGCCGCACGCAATCTCGGCAACCGGCCCGCGGGGCGGCTGCGCATCAACCTGATGCGCGGCGCGGTCCAGCCCCTGTTCGAACCGATCATCGCGGGCTTTTGCGAAACCTATCCCGAGATCGAACTCGAAATCTATGCCGAGGACGCGCTCGCCGACCTCAGCGCCGGGGGGTTCGACGCCGGGGTGCGGATGGGCGAATCGCTCGACGCCGACGTGATCGCCGTCCGCCTGACCGGGCCGTTCCGCTTCGTCGCGGTCGCGACCCCGGGCTATCTGGAAAAGCACGGGCGCCCGGAAAGCCCCGACGAGCTGCGCAATCACCGCTGCGTGCGCATGCGGATGGGAAGCGGCGCGCTGATGCCCTGGACCTTCGAGAAGGGCAATCGCGAGTTCGAGGTCGGAGTGACGGGCCCGGTCATCGTCAACGACTTCACCGCGATGATGGTCGCTGTGCACGCCGGGGTCGCGATGGGCATGACCGCCGAACCGGTGGTCAAGGCGCAGGTCGCTTCGGGGCAGCTCGAACTGGTACTGGGCGATTTTGCCTGCTCGACCTCGGGGCTGTTCCTCTATTACCCCAGCCGCAAGCAGGTGATGCCGAAACTGCGTGCCTTCATCGATTATGTGCGCGATTACCTTCCCGACGACGTCACCGGCTGA
- a CDS encoding sterol desaturase family protein yields the protein MTGWPILFSALAMTAIVGVRYLITSGGFAFATRLKHPGLYRGLEPQMRREIGWSLASAAIYGVPAGIVAWGWQAHGWTRIYTDIGAFPLWYVPLSLFAYLLVHDTWFYWTHRWMHRPRLFRIAHSVHHESRPPTAWAAMSFHPFEAVTGAVVIPALVFLIPIHVAVLGLVLAIMTVMGVGNHMGWEMFPRALVHGPAGRWLITATHHEQHHAAYRGNYGLYFRFWDKACGTDLGLGHFGRAAHRRERAAADG from the coding sequence ATGACCGGCTGGCCGATCCTTTTTTCCGCGCTCGCGATGACCGCGATCGTCGGCGTCCGCTACCTGATCACCAGCGGCGGCTTCGCTTTTGCAACGCGGCTGAAGCATCCTGGCCTCTATCGCGGGCTGGAGCCGCAGATGCGCCGCGAGATCGGCTGGAGCCTCGCGAGCGCCGCGATTTACGGGGTTCCGGCCGGTATCGTCGCGTGGGGATGGCAGGCGCACGGCTGGACGCGCATCTACACCGACATCGGCGCCTTTCCGCTTTGGTACGTGCCGCTTAGCCTCTTCGCCTATCTGCTGGTCCACGACACATGGTTTTACTGGACGCACCGCTGGATGCACCGCCCCCGCCTGTTCCGCATCGCGCATAGCGTCCATCACGAGAGCCGTCCGCCAACCGCTTGGGCGGCGATGAGTTTTCACCCCTTCGAGGCGGTTACCGGCGCGGTCGTGATCCCGGCGCTGGTGTTCCTGATCCCGATCCATGTCGCCGTTCTGGGGCTGGTTTTGGCGATCATGACGGTGATGGGCGTCGGCAATCATATGGGGTGGGAAATGTTTCCGCGCGCGCTGGTCCATGGACCCGCAGGCCGCTGGCTGATAACCGCGACGCATCATGAGCAGCATCACGCCGCTTACCGGGGGAATTATGGGCTCTATTTCCGCTTCTGGGACAAGGCGTGCGGCACCGATCTTGGCCTTGGCCATTTCGGCCGCGCTGCTCATCGCCGCGAGCGCGCCGCCGCCGACGGTTGA
- a CDS encoding alpha/beta fold hydrolase produces the protein MSFIKTTDGTEIFYKDWGPKDATPIVFHHGWPLSADDWDNQMMFFLEKGFRVIAHDRRGHGRSSQTWTGNEMDTYAADVAELTDALDLKGAIHIGHSTGGGEAVHYVARAKPGRVAKAVIIGAVPPVMVQSDKNPGGLPITVFDDLRAAQNANRSQFFHDLAAGPFYGFNRPGAKISEATILNWWRQGMMGAAKAHYDCIKAFSETDFTDDLKAIDVPVLVMHGTDDQIVPYADSAPLSAKLLKNGTLKSYEGFPHGMCTTHPEVINPDILAFIQG, from the coding sequence ATGAGCTTCATCAAAACGACCGACGGCACCGAAATCTTCTACAAGGATTGGGGTCCGAAGGACGCGACCCCCATCGTCTTCCACCATGGTTGGCCGCTGTCGGCGGACGACTGGGATAACCAGATGATGTTCTTCCTCGAAAAGGGCTTCCGCGTCATCGCGCATGATCGCCGCGGCCATGGCCGTTCCAGCCAGACCTGGACGGGCAATGAGATGGACACCTATGCCGCCGACGTCGCCGAGCTGACCGACGCGCTGGACCTCAAGGGCGCGATCCACATCGGTCATTCGACCGGTGGCGGCGAAGCCGTCCATTATGTTGCGCGCGCCAAGCCGGGACGCGTCGCCAAGGCGGTGATCATCGGCGCGGTGCCGCCGGTGATGGTCCAGTCGGACAAAAATCCGGGCGGCCTGCCAATTACGGTCTTCGACGACCTGCGCGCTGCGCAGAACGCCAACCGCTCGCAATTCTTCCACGATCTCGCTGCGGGCCCTTTCTACGGCTTCAACCGTCCGGGCGCGAAAATCTCGGAGGCGACGATCCTCAACTGGTGGCGTCAGGGCATGATGGGCGCCGCAAAAGCGCATTATGACTGCATCAAGGCCTTTTCGGAAACCGACTTCACCGACGATCTGAAAGCCATCGACGTGCCCGTGCTGGTGATGCACGGCACCGACGACCAGATCGTGCCCTATGCCGATTCGGCGCCGCTTTCGGCGAAGCTGCTGAAGAACGGCACGCTCAAGAGCTATGAGGGCTTTCCGCACGGCATGTGCACGACGCATCCCGAAGTCATCAATCCCGATATCCTCGCCTTTATCCAAGGCTGA
- a CDS encoding threonine synthase: MSASLPLNVNLTAGRPTFVTHLECGLTGERVEADVLHGLSNAGRPLLVRYDLAGVAATIDKAEMAARPRDLWRWRELLPVRRTENIISLGEADTPIIALDKVAAAAGAGAGTLLVKDEGRLPTGSFKARGLVMAISMAKELGVTSIAMPTNGNAGAAAAAYATQAGIEAIIFCPDDTPEINVREIAAQGARVYRVNGLIDDCGKLVREGAAANGWFDLSTLKEPYRIEGKKTMGLELAEQFGWELPDVIFYPTGGGTGLIGMWKAFAELQALGWIGAKLPRMVAVQAEGCAPMVRAWEAGERHAARWEDAATIAAGIRVPQAVGDFLILDAVRESGGRAMAVSDTAIQQAVDDAARSDGLLLCPEGGATLAAWRQARAEGWVRDGETALLFNCATGLKYPLPDASQTLDRHAAIDFTRL, translated from the coding sequence TTGAGCGCGTCGCTGCCGCTCAACGTCAATCTGACGGCCGGGCGGCCGACCTTTGTCACGCATCTCGAGTGCGGGCTGACCGGCGAGCGGGTCGAGGCCGATGTCCTGCATGGCCTCTCGAACGCCGGGCGCCCGCTGCTCGTCCGCTATGACCTCGCCGGCGTCGCGGCGACGATCGACAAGGCGGAAATGGCCGCGCGCCCGCGCGACCTGTGGCGCTGGCGCGAGCTGCTGCCGGTGCGGCGCACCGAAAATATCATCAGCCTCGGCGAAGCCGACACGCCTATCATCGCGCTCGACAAGGTCGCCGCGGCGGCGGGGGCCGGCGCGGGCACGCTCCTCGTCAAGGACGAGGGCCGCCTGCCGACCGGATCGTTCAAGGCACGCGGGCTGGTGATGGCGATCAGCATGGCAAAGGAGCTGGGCGTCACCAGCATCGCGATGCCGACCAACGGCAACGCCGGCGCGGCCGCGGCCGCCTATGCGACGCAGGCGGGGATCGAGGCGATCATCTTCTGCCCCGACGACACGCCCGAGATCAACGTCCGCGAGATCGCAGCACAGGGCGCGCGCGTCTATCGCGTCAACGGGCTGATCGACGATTGCGGCAAGCTGGTGCGCGAGGGCGCGGCGGCGAACGGCTGGTTCGACCTCTCGACCTTGAAAGAGCCCTATCGGATCGAGGGCAAGAAGACGATGGGGCTCGAGCTCGCCGAACAGTTCGGCTGGGAGCTGCCCGACGTCATTTTCTATCCCACCGGCGGCGGCACCGGGCTGATCGGCATGTGGAAGGCGTTCGCCGAACTCCAGGCGCTCGGCTGGATCGGTGCCAAGCTGCCGCGCATGGTCGCGGTGCAGGCCGAAGGCTGCGCGCCGATGGTGCGCGCGTGGGAGGCGGGCGAACGCCACGCGGCGCGCTGGGAAGACGCCGCGACGATCGCCGCGGGGATCCGCGTCCCGCAAGCGGTCGGCGATTTCCTGATCCTCGACGCGGTACGCGAATCGGGCGGCCGTGCGATGGCGGTGAGCGATACGGCGATCCAGCAAGCCGTCGATGACGCCGCGCGCAGCGACGGGCTGCTACTTTGCCCCGAAGGCGGCGCAACGCTCGCCGCGTGGCGACAGGCGCGCGCCGAGGGCTGGGTGCGGGACGGCGAGACCGCCTTGCTCTTCAACTGCGCCACGGGGCTCAAATATCCGCTGCCCGACGCGTCGCAGACGCTCGACCGCCACGCGGCGATCGACTTCACGCGGCTCTGA
- the crtY gene encoding lycopene beta-cyclase CrtY, producing the protein MVGQSNDRCDIAIVGGGLAGGLAALALAAKRPDLDIRLIEPGPIGGNHVWSFFDSDIAKKDRWLVAPLVRHHWGHYGVRFPSHERSLRMGYKSITGEALADAVMAALPAGHLIADKAKHVAPDHLLLSRGGRLSAKHVIDARGATKFPTLDCGWQKFVGQALTVKGGHGVEQPVVMDATVEQLDGYRFVYLLPFDAETLFVEDTYYSDGADLDLATVRQRIAAYAAAQGWDIAATTREESGVLPVVIAGDFDRLWPASDRTARIGVRAGAFHATTGYSLPDAVRTASALPSLVDRADLPATLRDRAAASWRRQRFYRMLGAMAFRASEPDARYRIFERFYRLAPGLIARFYAGRSTTADKLRILSGKPPVPIGRAIAALAKRDWK; encoded by the coding sequence ATGGTGGGGCAGAGCAACGATAGATGCGACATCGCGATCGTCGGCGGCGGGCTCGCCGGCGGACTCGCCGCGCTCGCGCTCGCGGCGAAGCGCCCCGACCTCGACATACGGCTGATCGAACCGGGGCCGATCGGCGGCAATCATGTCTGGTCCTTTTTCGACAGCGACATTGCGAAGAAGGACCGTTGGCTCGTCGCGCCGCTGGTCCGCCATCATTGGGGACATTATGGCGTGCGCTTCCCGTCGCACGAGCGCAGCCTGCGCATGGGATATAAGAGCATCACCGGCGAAGCGCTTGCCGATGCCGTCATGGCGGCGCTGCCCGCTGGGCATCTCATCGCCGACAAGGCCAAGCATGTCGCGCCCGACCACCTGCTGCTGTCGCGCGGCGGACGCCTGTCGGCAAAGCATGTGATCGACGCGCGCGGCGCAACCAAATTTCCGACGCTCGACTGCGGCTGGCAGAAGTTCGTCGGACAAGCGCTTACGGTGAAGGGCGGGCATGGCGTCGAACAGCCCGTCGTCATGGACGCGACCGTCGAGCAACTGGACGGTTATCGCTTCGTCTATCTGCTGCCGTTCGATGCCGAGACGTTGTTCGTCGAGGACACTTATTACAGCGACGGTGCCGATCTCGATCTGGCAACCGTGCGCCAGAGGATCGCGGCTTATGCGGCGGCGCAGGGCTGGGATATCGCGGCGACGACGCGCGAGGAAAGCGGCGTGCTGCCCGTGGTGATCGCGGGCGATTTCGACCGGTTGTGGCCGGCATCGGACCGTACGGCACGGATCGGGGTGCGCGCGGGGGCTTTCCACGCGACGACCGGCTATTCCTTGCCCGACGCCGTGCGCACTGCATCGGCGCTGCCCAGCCTTGTCGATCGTGCCGACCTTCCTGCCACCCTCCGCGACCGCGCCGCGGCGTCGTGGCGTCGCCAGCGCTTCTATCGCATGCTCGGTGCAATGGCCTTCCGCGCGTCGGAGCCCGATGCGCGCTACCGCATCTTCGAACGCTTTTACCGCCTCGCACCGGGGCTGATCGCGCGTTTCTATGCCGGTCGGTCGACGACGGCGGACAAGCTGCGCATCCTGTCGGGCAAGCCCCCGGTGCCGATCGGCCGCGCGATCGCCGCGCTGGCGAAGCGCGACTGGAAATGA
- a CDS encoding DUF2141 domain-containing protein produces MAISAALLIAASAPPPTVEVSVTGLRSTKGQILVCLTTNPKAFPDCSKDKGSVRMAVKAADAGDFAVHAPAVGTYAIAVVHDENSNNKLDTAIFLPKEGFGFSRNPTITVGPPSFKSASFAVSGDMRQSIKMKYML; encoded by the coding sequence TTGGCCATTTCGGCCGCGCTGCTCATCGCCGCGAGCGCGCCGCCGCCGACGGTTGAGGTCAGCGTCACGGGGCTGCGCAGTACAAAGGGGCAAATCCTCGTCTGCCTGACCACCAACCCCAAGGCGTTTCCCGATTGCAGCAAGGACAAGGGATCAGTGCGGATGGCGGTAAAAGCCGCCGACGCCGGCGATTTTGCGGTCCATGCGCCCGCAGTCGGCACCTATGCGATCGCGGTCGTCCATGACGAGAATAGCAACAACAAGTTGGACACCGCGATCTTCCTGCCGAAGGAAGGCTTCGGCTTTTCGCGCAACCCGACGATCACTGTCGGCCCGCCGAGTTTCAAATCGGCGAGCTTCGCCGTGTCAGGCGACATGCGCCAGTCGATCAAGATGAAATATATGCTCTAG
- the lnt gene encoding apolipoprotein N-acyltransferase has product MTATSSRIAAFADRWPKLVALLLGAVSATGFAPLHLWPLTLLALAGWMALVARSPKGSRAFGIGWAFGVGHFVIGLNWIATAFTYQAAMPAWLGWIAVVLLSLYLAVYPALAAWGAWIMKPRADAHFAAPSYLLAFASLWALTEWLRSWIFTGFAWNPLGVIAVPHAAASAVWIGTYGMSGVVCLLAAVLILAWFHRRVAAATLFGSLVVLWGAAFLSQMGSATDAAVRSKGAQRIPITVVQPDVGQEDKWEGSKADLNFEKLARLTTPKDDTPRLILWPEAAVPDYLEPGYPAPYYDRSPVEARMRLIKLMNPDDLMLLGALKLELGRDGDVVGARNAVMTVHADATLGPRYDKAHLVPYGEYLPMRPILSAIGLSRLAPGDIDFWPGPGARTLDLGAFGRAGLQICYEIIFSGQVVDRAHRPDFIFNPSNDAWFGGWGPPQHLAQARLRAIEEGLPVVRATPTGISAVIDADGRILESLPMHAAGRIDTFVPQAHAATLFARFGNMLPVGFALLLLALAIAFRRRGR; this is encoded by the coding sequence GTGACCGCGACCTCCTCCCGTATCGCCGCTTTCGCCGACCGCTGGCCAAAGCTAGTCGCCCTCCTGCTCGGTGCCGTTTCGGCGACCGGTTTCGCGCCGCTCCATCTCTGGCCGCTGACCTTGCTCGCGCTTGCCGGCTGGATGGCGCTGGTCGCGCGCAGCCCAAAGGGTTCGCGCGCGTTCGGGATCGGCTGGGCGTTCGGGGTCGGTCATTTCGTGATCGGCCTCAACTGGATCGCGACCGCCTTCACCTATCAGGCGGCGATGCCGGCGTGGCTGGGCTGGATCGCGGTCGTGCTGCTGTCGCTGTATTTGGCGGTCTATCCGGCGCTCGCAGCGTGGGGCGCTTGGATCATGAAGCCGAGGGCAGACGCGCATTTTGCAGCGCCATCCTATCTGCTTGCCTTCGCCAGCCTTTGGGCGCTCACCGAATGGCTTCGTAGCTGGATTTTCACCGGCTTCGCGTGGAACCCCCTCGGCGTGATCGCCGTGCCGCATGCGGCCGCTTCCGCCGTCTGGATTGGCACATATGGCATGAGCGGGGTCGTCTGTTTGCTCGCCGCGGTGCTGATACTGGCGTGGTTTCACCGCCGCGTCGCCGCGGCCACGCTTTTCGGTAGCCTGGTCGTCCTATGGGGTGCGGCATTCCTGTCGCAAATGGGCAGCGCCACCGACGCCGCCGTTCGGTCGAAGGGAGCCCAGCGCATCCCCATCACCGTCGTCCAGCCCGATGTCGGGCAGGAGGACAAATGGGAGGGCAGCAAGGCCGACCTCAATTTCGAAAAGCTCGCACGGCTGACCACGCCGAAGGACGACACGCCGCGCCTGATCCTGTGGCCAGAAGCGGCGGTGCCCGACTATCTCGAACCGGGCTATCCGGCACCCTATTACGACCGCTCGCCCGTCGAGGCGCGTATGCGGCTGATCAAGCTGATGAACCCCGACGACCTGATGCTGCTCGGCGCGCTCAAGCTCGAACTCGGTCGTGACGGCGACGTCGTCGGTGCACGCAACGCGGTGATGACCGTGCATGCCGACGCGACGCTCGGCCCGCGCTACGACAAGGCGCACCTCGTGCCCTATGGCGAATATCTGCCGATGCGGCCGATCCTGTCGGCGATCGGGCTGTCGCGGCTCGCCCCCGGCGATATCGATTTCTGGCCGGGCCCCGGCGCCCGCACCCTCGACCTTGGCGCCTTCGGCCGAGCGGGCCTCCAAATCTGCTACGAAATCATCTTCTCGGGCCAGGTCGTCGACCGCGCACACCGCCCTGATTTCATCTTCAACCCGTCGAACGACGCCTGGTTCGGCGGCTGGGGTCCGCCGCAGCATCTGGCGCAGGCGCGGCTGCGCGCGATCGAGGAAGGCCTGCCCGTCGTGCGCGCAACTCCGACAGGGATCAGCGCGGTGATCGATGCCGACGGCCGTATCCTCGAATCGCTGCCGATGCATGCGGCGGGGCGCATCGACACCTTTGTTCCACAGGCGCATGCCGCAACGCTCTTCGCGCGCTTTGGCAACATGCTACCGGTCGGATTTGCGCTGCTGCTGCTCGCGCTAGCCATTGCCTTTCGCCGGCGCGGACGCTAA
- the trmB gene encoding tRNA (guanine(46)-N(7))-methyltransferase TrmB: protein MTAYKPGDPTTINRLYGRSKGKPLRAGQQDLVDTLLPQIAVPTEGDVTAEALFGYDRPLHFEIGFGGGEHMAGRADMLPDHGFIGAEPFLNGVAQALVHVAGDHGERLPLGNVRIHFGDALEVLRRIPDGALSFAYLLHPDPWPKARHAKRRMMNDGPLDLIAAKLKPGGEFRFGTDHPIYLQHALMVMRRHRHQFEWLAQDCKDFQVRPGGWPETRYEAKARAHGHEVWYFRYRRI from the coding sequence ATGACTGCTTACAAACCCGGCGATCCGACGACGATCAACCGCCTCTATGGACGTTCGAAGGGCAAGCCCCTGCGTGCGGGCCAACAGGATCTGGTCGATACCTTGCTGCCGCAGATCGCGGTGCCCACCGAGGGCGACGTCACCGCCGAAGCGCTGTTCGGATACGACCGTCCGCTGCACTTCGAGATCGGCTTCGGCGGCGGCGAACATATGGCGGGGCGCGCCGACATGCTACCCGACCATGGCTTTATCGGTGCCGAGCCCTTTCTCAACGGCGTCGCGCAGGCGCTCGTCCATGTCGCGGGCGATCATGGCGAACGATTGCCGCTGGGCAATGTCCGCATTCATTTCGGCGATGCGCTCGAAGTGCTGCGGCGAATTCCTGACGGCGCGCTGAGCTTCGCCTATCTGCTCCATCCCGATCCCTGGCCCAAGGCGCGCCATGCGAAGCGCCGGATGATGAACGACGGTCCCCTCGACCTGATCGCGGCGAAGCTGAAGCCCGGCGGCGAATTCCGTTTCGGCACCGATCACCCGATCTATCTGCAGCACGCGCTGATGGTCATGCGCCGCCACCGCCACCAGTTCGAGTGGTTGGCGCAGGACTGCAAGGATTTCCAAGTCCGTCCCGGCGGCTGGCCCGAAACGCGCTACGAAGCCAAGGCGCGCGCGCACGGACATGAGGTGTGGTACTTCCGCTATCGGCGGATCTAG
- a CDS encoding phytoene desaturase produces the protein MSRRAIVVGAGFGGLALAIRLQSAGVDTIVVEARDKPGGRAYHWVKDGFTFDAGPTVITDPPCLQELWALSGQDMAADVDLVPVMPFYRLNWPDGTNFDYSNDEAALRAEIAKLHPADVDGYDRFLDYSKGVYEQGYVKLGAVAFLDFAAMIRAAPALMKYQAWRSVYSIVSSYVQDERLRQALSFHTLLVGGNPMTTSAIYALIHTIEKDGGVWFARGGTNALVGGMVRLFERLGGTLRLGDPVAKIDTTGDRATGITTQSGWHADADMVACNGDLMHSYKALLDHPRGPKVAKSLARKRWSPSLFVVHFGVKGSYPDIAHHSILFGPRYKGLLDDIYGGVVPDDFSLYLHHPSITDPGMAPPGHSTFYALAPVAHLGKSKADWDGEFGARFADAILDEVERRVAPGLRGNLVTRFHYTPADFGRDLSAHLGSAFSLEPVLWQSAWFRAHNRDDVISNLYFVGAGTHPGAGIPGVVGSAKATAALMLE, from the coding sequence ATGAGCCGCCGCGCCATTGTCGTCGGTGCGGGGTTTGGTGGGCTAGCTCTCGCGATCCGGTTGCAATCGGCGGGCGTCGACACGATCGTGGTCGAGGCGCGCGACAAGCCCGGCGGGCGCGCTTACCATTGGGTCAAGGACGGCTTCACCTTCGATGCCGGGCCTACTGTCATCACCGATCCGCCGTGTCTGCAAGAATTGTGGGCGCTGAGCGGGCAGGATATGGCCGCCGACGTCGATCTGGTCCCGGTCATGCCCTTTTACCGGCTGAACTGGCCCGACGGCACGAATTTCGACTATTCGAACGACGAGGCTGCGCTGCGCGCCGAAATCGCGAAGCTGCACCCCGCCGACGTCGACGGCTACGACCGCTTTCTCGACTATTCGAAGGGTGTGTACGAGCAGGGCTATGTGAAGCTCGGCGCGGTCGCCTTCCTCGATTTCGCCGCGATGATCCGGGCAGCTCCCGCGCTGATGAAATATCAGGCGTGGCGCAGCGTCTATTCTATCGTCTCCTCCTATGTGCAGGACGAAAGGCTGCGACAGGCCTTGTCGTTTCACACCTTGCTCGTCGGCGGCAATCCGATGACGACCAGCGCCATCTATGCGCTGATCCACACGATCGAGAAGGATGGCGGCGTCTGGTTTGCGCGCGGCGGGACGAATGCGCTGGTCGGCGGCATGGTGCGGCTGTTCGAGCGGCTCGGCGGAACGTTGCGGCTCGGCGATCCGGTGGCAAAGATCGACACGACGGGTGATCGTGCGACCGGCATTACGACGCAAAGCGGCTGGCACGCCGACGCTGATATGGTCGCGTGCAACGGCGATCTCATGCACAGCTACAAGGCGCTGCTGGATCACCCGCGCGGGCCAAAGGTCGCCAAAAGCCTCGCGCGCAAACGTTGGTCGCCGTCGCTGTTCGTCGTCCATTTCGGCGTGAAGGGCAGCTATCCCGATATCGCGCATCACAGCATCCTTTTCGGCCCGCGCTACAAGGGGCTGCTCGACGATATCTACGGCGGCGTCGTCCCCGACGATTTCTCGCTCTATCTTCACCACCCGAGCATCACCGACCCCGGCATGGCGCCGCCCGGCCATTCGACCTTCTACGCGCTCGCCCCCGTCGCGCATTTGGGGAAGTCAAAAGCCGACTGGGACGGCGAATTCGGCGCGCGCTTCGCCGACGCGATCCTCGACGAAGTCGAACGCCGCGTGGCGCCCGGTCTCCGCGGCAATCTGGTCACCCGCTTCCACTACACCCCGGCCGATTTCGGCCGCGACCTGTCGGCGCATCTCGGCAGCGCGTTCAGCCTTGAGCCCGTGCTCTGGCAAAGCGCGTGGTTCCGCGCCCACAACCGCGACGATGTGATTTCGAACCTTTACTTCGTCGGCGCGGGGACGCATCCGGGCGCGGGTATCCCGGGGGTCGTCGGCAGCGCCAAGGCGACGGCTGCGCTGATGCTCGAATAA
- the metK gene encoding methionine adenosyltransferase: MRNSFLFTSESVSEGHPDKVSDQISDSIVDLFLSKDPEARIACETLTTTQLVVLAGEIRCKGVFENDEWAPGALEEIEATVRKTVREIGYEQDGFHWESFRFENNLHGQSAHIAQGVDESGDKDEGAGDQGIMFGYASDETPDLMPATLDYSHKILERMAADRKAGTAPFLEPDTKSQVTLRYANERPVEATAIVVSTQHAPGYYFHNGEGDEAKYTELRKYVLGVIADVLPAELLTANTVYHINPTGRFEIGGPDGDAGLTGRKIIVDTYGGASPHGGGAFSGKDPTKVDRSAAYITRYLAKNIVAAGLARRCTIQLSYAIGVAEPLSIYVDLHGTGTVDEGKIEAVIPQLVKLTPKGIRTHLGLNKPIYKQTAAYGHFGRTSEGDSFPWERTDLVDKLKAALAN; the protein is encoded by the coding sequence ATGCGCAACAGCTTCCTCTTCACCTCCGAAAGCGTGTCCGAAGGACATCCCGACAAGGTGTCGGACCAGATCAGCGATTCGATCGTCGACCTGTTCCTGTCGAAAGACCCCGAGGCCCGTATCGCGTGCGAGACGCTGACCACGACCCAGCTTGTCGTCCTCGCCGGCGAAATCCGCTGCAAGGGCGTGTTCGAGAATGACGAATGGGCCCCCGGCGCGCTCGAAGAAATCGAAGCGACCGTGCGCAAAACGGTGCGCGAGATCGGTTATGAGCAGGACGGTTTCCACTGGGAGAGCTTCCGCTTCGAAAACAACCTTCACGGCCAGTCGGCACACATCGCGCAGGGCGTCGATGAAAGCGGCGACAAGGACGAAGGCGCCGGCGACCAGGGCATCATGTTCGGCTATGCGTCGGACGAAACGCCCGATCTGATGCCCGCGACGCTCGATTACAGCCACAAGATCCTCGAACGCATGGCCGCCGACCGCAAGGCCGGCACCGCGCCCTTCCTCGAGCCCGACACCAAGAGCCAGGTCACGCTGCGCTACGCCAATGAGCGTCCGGTTGAAGCCACGGCAATAGTCGTGTCGACCCAGCATGCGCCCGGCTATTATTTCCACAATGGCGAAGGCGACGAAGCGAAATACACCGAGCTGCGCAAGTACGTCCTCGGCGTGATCGCCGACGTGCTGCCCGCCGAGCTGCTGACCGCAAACACCGTCTATCACATCAACCCCACGGGCCGTTTCGAAATCGGCGGCCCCGACGGCGACGCCGGCCTGACCGGCCGCAAGATCATCGTCGACACCTATGGCGGCGCCAGCCCGCACGGTGGCGGCGCGTTCAGCGGCAAGGACCCGACGAAGGTCGACCGTTCGGCCGCGTATATCACGCGTTACCTCGCCAAGAATATCGTCGCCGCGGGCCTCGCGCGCCGCTGCACGATCCAGCTGAGCTATGCGATCGGCGTAGCCGAGCCGCTGTCGATCTATGTCGACCTGCACGGCACCGGCACCGTCGACGAAGGCAAGATCGAGGCGGTGATCCCGCAGCTCGTCAAGCTGACGCCGAAGGGCATCCGCACCCACCTCGGCCTCAACAAGCCGATCTACAAGCAGACCGCGGCGTACGGCCATTTCGGCCGCACGTCGGAAGGCGACAGCTTCCCGTGGGAGCGCACCGACCTGGTCGACAAGCTCAAGGCCGCGCTCGCAAATTGA